The Pseudomonas protegens genome contains the following window.
ACGAGAACGGCATCCCGCTGGATGGCATTCCTTTCCACCCTTACTACACCGTGAAAGACATTGTCGGCGTAGTGGTGTTCCTGTTCATCTTCTGCTCGATCGTGTTCTTCTTCCCGGAAATGGGCGGTTACTTCCTTGAGAAGCCGAACTTCGAGCAAGCCAACCCGTTCAAGACCCCCGAGCACATTGCCCCAGTTTGGTACTTCACGCCGTTCTACGCGATCCTGCGTGCGGTGCCGGACAAGCTCTTGGGTGTTATCGCCATGGGCGCTGCAATTGCGGTCCTGTTCGTACTGCCTTGGCTCGACCGTAGCCCGGTCAAGTCCATGCGTTACAAGGGCTGGCTGAGCAAGATCTGGCTGCTGGTGTTCTGCATCTCGTTCGTGATCCTGGGTGTGCTGGGTGTCTTGGCACCAACTCCGGGCCGTACGCTGCTGTCGCAGGTATGTACCTTCCTGTACTTCGCCTACTTCATTCTGATGCCGTTCTACACCAGGCTCGAGAAGACCAAACCGGTTCCGGAAAGGGTGACTGGCTGATGAAAAAGCTATTTGCTGTACTGATTCTTGCTGCTATGCCTGTGTTGTCTTTCGCGAATACCGCGGGTCCTGAATTGGAGAAGGTTGATATCGACCTGTCCGACAAGGTTGCCCTGCAAGACGGCGCGCGTACTTTCGCCAACTACTGCATGGGCTGCCACAGCGCCAAGTTCCAGCGTTATGAGCGAGTGGCCGATGACTTGGGTATTCCTCATGACCTGATGTTGAGCAAGCTGGTCTTCACCGGTGCCAAGATCGGTGACCACATGAACATCGGCATGCAGCCTGCGGATGCCAAGACCTGGTTTGGCGCTGCGCCGCCAGATCTGACCCTGGTGGCTCGTGTTCGTGGCACTGACTGGCTTTATGGCTACCTCAAGTCCTTCTATGAAGATCCTGCACGCCCCTGGGGTGTGAACAACAAGGTCTTCCCGAACGTTGGTATGCCTAACGTCCTGGTCGGCCTGCAAGGGCGTCAGGTTGTCGGTTGCAAGCAGGTGCAGATCGTTGAGGATGGTAAGAAACAATACGATCCGCTGACTGGTACGCCCCTGACTCACGAGGCGTGCGATCAACTGACAATCAAAGAGGGTACCGGAACCCTCAATGAGGCTCAGTTCGACGAGAAGGTCAAGAATCTGGTGACTTTCCTTGCCTACTCGTCCAACCCGGTCAAACTGCAACACCAGCGCATCGGCACTTATGTGCTCTTGTATCTGGCCTTCTTCTTCGTGTTCGCCTATCTGCTCAAGCGCGAATACTGGAAGGATGTGCATTAATAACGTTTTAAGCATCAGTTGTTGAGCGTGCGCGCCCAAGGGCGTCTCTGAACAGTAACAACCCTGTATCATTCGGGGGTTACCAGAGGCGCCCTGAGGGCGCGCTCGTTTTTTCTGCTTCCGATAATTTCAACAAGCGAGGAGGATCGCCATGGGCGTGACCAATCGGTTGGCCTGTTACTCCGACCCCGCCGACCACTATTCCCACCGGGTGCGCATTGTGCTCGCGGAGAAGGGTGTCAGCGCCGAGATCATCAGTGTGGAGGCGGGACGTCAGCCGCCGAAGCTGATCGAAGTGAATCCTTACGGGAGCTTGCCAACGCTGGTTGATCGTGACCTGGCGTTGTGGGAATCGACAGTGGTAATGGAGTACCTGGATGAGCGTTATCCTCATCCGCCGCTGTTGCCGGTTTACCCTGTGGCGCGTGCCAACAGCCGTTTGCTGATGCACCGAATCCAGCGTGACTGGTGTGGGCAAGTGGACCTGATTCTGGATTCGCGGACCAAGGAGGCGGCGCGGGTGCAGGCGCGTAAGGAATTGCGGGAAAGCCTGACCGGAGTGTCTCCGCTGTTCGCTGACAAGCCATTTTTCCTCAGTGAGGAACAAAGTCTGGTGGACTGCTGCCTACTGCCCATACTCTGGAGATTGCCAATCCTGGGTATCGAATTGCCGCGGCAGGCCAAGCCGCTGCTTGATTATATGGACCGCCAATTTGCACGCGAGGCTTTCCAGGCGAGTCTGTCTGGTGTCGAACGTGATATGCGCTGAGGCTTAAGGAGCCGCTATGAACTCCAGTCGACCTTATTTGGTCCGCGCGCTCTATGAGTGGATTGTGGACAACGATTGCACCCCCCATCTGCTGGTCAATTCCGACTATCCGGCCGTGCAGGTGCCTCAGGGTTTTGCCAGTGATGGGCAAATTGTCCTGAATATTTCTCCCAGTGCCGTACGTCATCTGCATATGGATAACGACGCCGTGACCTTTGAAGGGCGCTTCGGCGGTGTGCCCCATAGCTTGCACGTGCCGGTATCGGCGATCCTCGGAATCTATGCGCGTGAGAATGGTCAAGGCATGGTTTTTGATCTGGAATCGCCTCTGGATGAAGAGGATGACCTCGAGCCGGATGACGATTTGCCGCCACCGGACAGTGAGCCGCCGCGCCCCAGCGGTCGGCCCAGCTTGAAAGTGGTCAAGTAATAAAAAAGGCGATCCGGATGGATCGCCTTTTTTGTGCCTGACGCAGTGCTGTGTCAGTCGATGTATTCGAACAGCTTGACGATTTTTTGCACGCCGGAGACGCCCTGCACCAGACTGGTGGCTTGTGCGGCTTCCTGTTGGGTCAGCAGGCCCAGCAGGTAGACGATGCCATTCTCGGTGACAACCTTGATCCGCGATCCGGGAATGCTGGCGTCAGTCAGCATCTGAGTCTTGATCTTGGTGGTCAGCCAGCCATCGTTCTGCCGTGCCAGAAAGCCGGAGGGCGGCAGTACTTGCAGTTCGTTATGTACCTTCTTGACTCGCTGCACTTCGCTGGCAGCCTGTTCGGCTGCTGCCTTGAGGTCGGGGCGCGGTGTCTGGCCTGCCAGCAGGACAATGCCGTTGAAGCTGGTGACGACGATGTGCGAGTTGTTTTCCAGGTCCGGGTTGGCCTTGGCAACGTTGACGGCGACTTTGGTTTCAATCAGTGAGTCGTCGATCTTGCTGCCAAAGGTGCGAGTGCCACGATCATCATCAATGGGTTTGTCGCGGGTGGCGGTAATCACCGAGCTGCAACCAGTGATGCCGAGGCACAAGGTCAAGGCCAGGAGGCCAAGGCGATTAGGGGTCATTCTTCACTCCCGAACAATTGGCTGTCGATCAAGTCGCAAAGGCAATGGATCGCCAGCAGGTGGACTTCTTGAATACGTGCGGTGACGTTGGCCGGTACACGAATTTCAACATCTTCAGGCAAAAGCAGGGAAGCCATGCCTCCACCATCGCGACCGGTCAATGCTACGACAATCATTTCTCGATCATGTGCGGCCTGGATGGCTTGAATAATGTTGGCCGAGTTGCCGCTGGTGGAAATCGCCAGCAATACGTCCCCGGGTTGTCCTAGGGCGCGGATCTGCTTGGAAAAGACTTCGTTATAGCTGTAGTCGTTGGCGATCGAAGTGATGGTCGAGCTATCGGTGGTCAGGGCGATGGCTGGCAGGCTGGGGCGTTCACGTTCGAAGCGGTTCAGCAGTTCGGAGGAAAAGTGCTGGGCGTCGCCCGCGGAACCGCCGTTGCCACAGGAGAGCATTTTGCCCTCATTGAGCAGGGCGTTGACCATGACTTGGCTGGCTTGCTCGATGTGCGGTGCAAGTACGTCCATCGCCTGTTGCTTGGTGTCGATACTGGCCTGAAAAAGCTGGCGAATTCGGGATTGCATGTCCATCTGTGTGACCTTAAGTAGCGCGGCTTGGTGGCACGTGAATGTGCAGCCCGCAAAGCAAAGAGCAAAAAAGTTGAGTGAAAATGGGTGCTGCCTGATGGCTTCTTTCAGCTGTCAAAGGCATTGCGCAGCCAGTTCAGGCGGGCTTCTGCACCTGGGGCGCCGTCAATGGCGACCACATCGAAACGGCAGGGGTGGTTGGACCAGCGTGATTCTTTTTGCAGAAAAATCTGCGCGGCAAGAATGAGTTTCTGACGCTTGCGCCCATCAATACTGCCCAGAGCGCCACCCCATTGCGTGTGTTGTCTGTAGCGGACTTCGACGAATACTACTGTATCGCCGTCGAGCATGACCAGATCAAGCTCGCCGCGTTTGCACAGCCAGTTCTGCGCCAGCAGGCGCAGCCCTTGCTGTTGGAGATGCCTGAGCGCTTGGCTTTCGGCATCTCTTCCGCTTTGCTGGCGTGATCCTTGGAGCATCAGCGCGGCGTATCGGGCAGGCGGGTGACCTGGCCGTTGACGAACTTGGCCCATGGCAACTGGCGCTCGATGCGCTGGCCTGTGGCCATGCCCAGGCTGCCGGACTCACCTTCGATCCGGCTGTCAGGCAGGGCCTTGAGCTGGCCCAGGCGTGGTGCAAGACGATAGGCATCGACGCCCATGGCGTACAGGCGACCTAGGCTGCCTCCGGCTTGTGGCCATTGTGCCGTGACCTGGCGCCGCAGAAGGCCGTTGGCGTCCAGCAGCCAGGGCGTCTCGCAGAACATTACCCCGTTCATGTCGTTGTATTGGTTCTGATCACCGCTGGCGCTGAATACGTTGGAGGTGGCGTACACCGGAACATCGCCGGCGTACTGGAAGTTCAGGGTCGGCTTGATCTGTTGTGCCTGCTGTGGCGTTGCAGCAAGGAAAATGAACTCGATGTCCTGGCGGCGTGCTGGTTGCGCGGCGACTTGAGTGCCTACGGTGCTTTGCAGGCTCTTGGCGCGACCCTCGCTTTGGCGCAGTTGGAACAAGTCGGCAATCTGCTGTGCCAGGGCGACGGGCTGATCGATGCGTTCGATGCCAATCATGCTGCCACCGTTGGCTTCCCAATCCTGGCGGAAGGCCTTGAGTACGCGATCGCCCCACTCACCCTTGGGCACCAGCGCGGCGGCGCGGTGCAGGCCGTCGGCGCGGGCGCGACGAGAAACTTCACGGGCTTCGTCTTCGGCTGCCAGGCCAAACTGGAACAACTGCGCGGGGCCCTGTTCACCGCCCTCGCTGTAATTCAGTGCCAGGGTGGTAATCGGCAGTTGCGGGCGCGCGGCCAGCTGTTTGACCAGGGGTTTTTCCAGTGGGCCGACTACCAGCTGCACGCCGGCGGCTTGGGCCTTGCGATAGAAATCATCCAGAGAGCTCAGGCGCGAGCTGTCGTAGAACTCGATGCTGGGTGGTTTCTGTCCGGCTTGCTGGGCTTGATAGTGAGCCGCCATGAAGCCTTCGCGCAGGGCTTTGGCTACGGAGGCCAGCGGGCCGTCCTGTGGCAGCAGCAGGGCGATTTTCGACACGGGTTGGCTGGCCAGCTCTTTGAGTTTGATCAGCGGTTGCGGCAATTGGAGGGCGGCAGGGTGTTTTGGATTCTGCGCGCGCCACTGATCAATGGCGGCCTGTTGTTGCTCCAGGGTTCCGGCGCTCTTGACTGCCAGGGCCAGGCTCAGCCATCCGGCCAGATCGTCATTGCCCACAGGCTGCAGTTGGTCGGTCGGTAGGGCGGCGATCAGCGCCCAAATGGCCTCGTGGTTCTTTGCTGCGGCGTCGTCCTTGAGCAAGGGGGCAATAAAGATGCGTTCCTTGGCGGCCGCCAATGTCTGGCCGTCGGCCTCAAGGGCGCGAGCATGAACAGTGCCGGTACGAATCTGCTGGGGGGCGGGCAGCTCGCTCAGGTGCTGCAGGCTTGGATGGCTTAGGGCGGTCAAAGCCGATTTTGGCTGGTTGCGTACCATGGCCAGCTCTGCGGACAGTGTGCTGGCGAAGATTTGCTGGGCAGGTTTGAGCTGATCCAGCGGTACTTGCTGCAGAATCTGTCCGGCGCGTCCGGCGTTGCCTTGGCGATACGCCATATCCGCCGCGCTCAGACGCAGCAGGGCGGCTTTGTCCGGGCTTTTGCTGGTGGCGGCCTGTTCGAGCAATTGCTCGATGCTGGCATCCGGTGTCCGTGGAAGTTCGCCAAGGCTGGAGGAGGGCGAGCTGGCGCAAGCCACCAAAAGGGTAGCCAGGCAGAGGGCGAGAAACAGCCGCAGGCAAGCGATCATGTAAGTGTTCCTGATACTCGATCAAATGAGCGTGGAATTGTACCCAAGCGCTGGCTGGGGCGCGATGTTACTGGTGATAAACCGTCCAATTTGCTGGTGCAAATGTTGCTGAGCGGCACAAAAGCCTGCAAAGGATCGGAGTATTGAGCGATTGTCGGGCCTATTGAGAGGGCTTCAACGCGCTACAATGGCGCTTTTGCCGATCAAGAGGTGTGCGCTTTGACTGTTCCGGGTCCTTTGAATTCCGCTGCTGGCTCGCTTTATGTGGTGGCGACGCCCATCGGTAACCTGGACGATATCAGCGCCCGGGCTCTGAAGTTGTTGCGTGAGGTGTCGCTCATTGCAGCCGAGGATACCCGGCACTCTCAGCGCCTGATGCAGCACTTCGGCATTGCTACGCCCCTGGCGGCTTGTCATGAGCACAATGAGCGTGACGAGGGCAGTCGTTTCATCACCCGTTTACTCGCCGGAGATGATGTTGCGTTGATCTCCGATGCGGGCACGCCGCTGATTTCCGATCCGGGTTATCACTTGGTGCGTCAGGCGCGAGCAGCAGGTATCAATGTGGTTCCTGTGCCGGGAGCCTGTGCTTTGGTCGCTGCATTGTCGGCGGCCGGCCTGCCATCGGACCGGTTCATCTTCGAAGGTTTTCTACCGGCCAAGGCGGTTGGGCGTCGTGGGCGCCTGGAGTCGGTCAAGGAAGAGCCGCGTACGTTGATTTTCTATGAGGCTCCGCATCGGATTCTTGAGTGTCTGCAGGATATGGAGGCGATATTTGGTGGCGATCGGCCTGCGTTGCTGGCTCGGGAGCTGACCAAGACTTTCGAGACTCTCAAGGGCTTGCCGCTTTCTGAGTTGCGCCAGTTCGTTGAGTCCGACAGCAATCAGCAGCGTGGCGAGTGCGTCGTGCTGGTTGCGGGATGGACGGCGCCGGAAGGTGATGAGGCGATCAGCAGTGAGTCGATGCGCGTGCTTGATCTGTTACTCAAGGAAATTCCTCTCAAGAGGGCGGCGGCGCTGGCGGCCGAGATCACTGGTGAGCGCAAGAACGTGTTGTATCAGGTCGCCTTGAATAAGCAGAAAGAGCAATAAATGGCACGCCTGGGTGGCCAATGGCTTTTAGCGCTTGTTCTCGGGCCGCTCTGCCGTTAACCTGCGCGGCGGAGAGTCGATTGGACAGTCGCTGCCCTCTATGAAAATTAGAGGGGGGAGGAAAGTCCGGGCTCCATAGGGCGGAGTGCCAGGTAATGCCTGGGGGGCGTGAGCCTACGGAAAGTGCCACAGAAAATAACCGCCTAAGCACTTCGGTGCCGGTAAGGGTGAAAAGGTGCGGTAAGAGCGCACCGCACGTCTGGTAACAGTTCGTGGCTAGGTAAACCCCACTCGGAGCAAGACCAAATAGGGTTCCAAGGCGTGGCCCGCGCTGGAACCGGGTAGGTTGCTAAAGATGTCCAGTGATGGCCATCGTAGAGGAATGACTGTCCTCGACAGAACCCGGCTTACAGATCGACTCTCCACCTTTTCCCTCCCTGCTTGAATCAATAGCAGAAGCGTTTTTGTAATACCGAAAAAATCTTACTCTTAATAAATCACTTTAACTTCGTTGTGCAGCTTATTGAGCTGTTTGAAGTTGATGCTCTGGAATGCCCCTCGAATTCTCGTTACCTCTCCTCTTAGTGTCCTAAATCTCCGTTCTATAAGGCTTTTCCGTCGCCGCGCGCCTTGACGGTGGTGTGGGCGCATTCCTATAGTGTGCGCAAGTGGCGGAAAGTGGCATGAAGTGGGTTTTATGAGCGCAAAACGCTAAAATTTGGAGAAACGCTGACGTGTTTCGCGGAGCCAACGCTATCAGTCTCGATGCAAAAGGCCGTCTCGCCATGCCGAGCCGGTATCGTGACGAGCTCGTTTCGCGAAGTTCTGGGCAGTTAATCGTCACTATCGATGCTGTTGATCCTTGTTTGTGTGTTTACCCTCTCGACGAGTGGGAGCTGATAGAAACCAAACTGCGCGCACTGCCTTCGCTACGCGAAGAGAACCGTCGTTTGCAGCGTTTGCTGATTGGTAATGCCGTCGATCTTGAGCTCGATGGCAGTGGTCGTTTTCTGGTACCGCCGCGCCTGCGTGAATATGCCAAGTTGGATAAACGCGCAATGTTGGTGGGCCAACTGAACAAGTTCCAACTGTGGGACGAGGATGCCTGGAATGCTGTTTCCGCAGCGGACCTGGCGGCTATTCAACAACCGGGCGCCATGCCTGATGAACTGCGTGATTTGATCCTGTGACTATTGATAGCGGCTTTAACCACATCACCGTGCTGCTTGACGAAGCCGTCGAGGCTCTCGCCGTGCGGCCTGATGGCTGCTATCTGGATGGCACCTTTGGTCGTGGCGGGCATAGCCGGCTGATTCTCAGCAAGCTCGGCGCTCAGGGCCGGCTCCTCGGATTCGACAAAGACCCCCAAGCGATTGCCACCGGGCAAGCGCTAGCGGCCGAAGACGGCCGCTTTGTCGTTGTGCAGCGCAGTTTTGCCGAGCTGGGTTCGGAAGTCGCCGAGCGCGGACTGGCCGGAAAAGTCAGTGGCGTACTGCTCGATTTGGGCGTGTCGTCACCTCAACTGGACGATCCTGAGCGTGGCTTCAGTTTTCTCAATGACGGCCCCCTTGACATGCGTATGGACCCGACTCGCGGCATCAGCGCCGCTGAGTTCATCGCCACCGCGCCAGTGGAGGAAATTGCCCGCGTATTCAAGGAGTACGGCGAAGAGCGCTTCTCCGGTCGTATGGCGCGGGCAGTGGTCGAGCGTCGTGAGATCCAGCCTTTCGAACGCACTGCCGACCTGGCTGAAGTGCTCAAGGTCGCCAACCCGGCCTGGGAAAAGGGCAAGAATCCGGCGACCCGCGCTTTCCAGGGCTTGCGCATTCATGTGAACAACGAGCTGGGCGATCTGGAGGCGGGCCTGGAAGCCGCGCTGGACGCCCTGGAAGTCGGTGGCCGTCTGGTGGTCATCAGTTTCCATTCCCTGGAAGATCGCATCGTCAAATTGTTCATGCGTCGTCTGGTAAAAGGCGAGTCTGACAATCTGCCGCGTAACCTGCCGGTACGTTTCGAAGCCTTCGTGCCGAAAATCAAGGTCCATGGCAAAGCGCAGTTCGCCTCCGAGGCCGAACTCAAGGCCAACCCGCGTGCTCGTAGTGCCGTCATGCGTGTTGCGGAGAAGCTTCGGTGAGCAAGCTCTTCGCCAAGCCGCTTCCAGGCGGAAGCTTTTTCATGCTGCTGCTATTCGTAGGGGTGCTGGTGTCCGCGATCGCGGTTTCCTATAGCGCCCACTGGAACCGTTTGCTGCTCAATACGCTGTACGGCGAGCTGAGCGTGCGCGACAAGGCCCAGGCTGAATGGGGCCGGCTGATCCTTGAGCAAAGCACCTGGACCGCGCATAGCCGGATTGAAGTACTGGCCACCGAACAGTTGAAGATGCACATCCCGGGTGCGGCCGAAGTTCGAATGGTGGCGCCATGAAGCTTGAAGGCGCGCTCTATCCCTGGCGTTTTCGCGTGGTGCTGGGCTTGCTGGCGGTCATGGTGTCGGCGATTGGCTGGCGCATCATCGATCTGCAGGTGGTCGATCGTGACTTCCTTAAAGGGCAGGGCGACGCCCGCAGCGTTCGTCATATCCCTATTCCTGCGCACCGTGGCCTGATCACCGATCGCAATGGCGAGCCTCTGGCGGTGAGTACGCCAGTGACTACCCTGTGGGCCAACGCCAAGGAAATGCAGGTGGCCAAGGATCGTTGGCCAGCATTGGCCATGGCCCTCGGTCAGGACCCCAAGGCGCTGGCCGAGCGTCTCGAAGCCCAGGCCAATAAAGAATTCATCTACCTGGTCCGGGGGCTCACTCCGGAGCAGGGACAGGCTGTGCTCGACCTCAAGGTGCCGGGTGTCTATGGCATCGAGGAGTTCCGCCGTTTCTATCCCGCCGGCGAAGTGACTGCGCACATGGTGGGCTTCACCGACATTGACGATCGTGGTCGCGAAGGCGTCGAGCTGGCCTATGACGAATGGCTCGCAGGTGTTCCTGGCAAGCGCCAGGTGATCAAGGACCGGCGCGGCAGATTGATCAAGGACGTCCAGGTCACCAAGAACGCCAAGGCCGGCAAGCCCTTGGCGTTGTCGATTGACCTGCGCCTGCAGTATCTGGCCAACCGTGAGTTGCGCAATGCCATCGTCGAGAACGGTGCCAAGGCCGGCAGCCTGGTGATCATGGACGTGAAGACGGGCGAGATCCTCGCCATGGTCAACCAGCCGACCTATAACCCGAACAACCGTCGCAACCTGCAGCCGGCAATGATGCGCAATCGCGCGATGATCGACGTGTTCGAGCCCGGCTCGACCATGAAGGCGATCTCCATGAGCGCGGCGCTGGAAACCGGGCGCTGGAAGCCCAGCGATACCGTCGAGGTTTATCCGGGCACCCTGCAGTTGGGCAAGTACACCATTCGTGACGTATCCAAGACCGAAGGGCCGGTACTCGACCTGACCGGGATTCTGATCAATTCCAGTAACGTGGGCATGAGCAAGATCGCCTTCGACATTGGCGGCGAGACTATTTTCCGCCTGGCGCAGAAAATCGGTCTGGGTCAGGACACTGGGCTGGGCTTTCCTGGTGAGCGGGTCGGCAACCTGCCCAACTACCGGGAATGGCGCAAGGCCGAGACCGCGACTCTGTCCTATGGCTACGGTATTTCCGTGACGGCGA
Protein-coding sequences here:
- a CDS encoding cytochrome c1; this translates as MKKLFAVLILAAMPVLSFANTAGPELEKVDIDLSDKVALQDGARTFANYCMGCHSAKFQRYERVADDLGIPHDLMLSKLVFTGAKIGDHMNIGMQPADAKTWFGAAPPDLTLVARVRGTDWLYGYLKSFYEDPARPWGVNNKVFPNVGMPNVLVGLQGRQVVGCKQVQIVEDGKKQYDPLTGTPLTHEACDQLTIKEGTGTLNEAQFDEKVKNLVTFLAYSSNPVKLQHQRIGTYVLLYLAFFFVFAYLLKREYWKDVH
- a CDS encoding glutathione S-transferase N-terminal domain-containing protein, translated to MGVTNRLACYSDPADHYSHRVRIVLAEKGVSAEIISVEAGRQPPKLIEVNPYGSLPTLVDRDLALWESTVVMEYLDERYPHPPLLPVYPVARANSRLLMHRIQRDWCGQVDLILDSRTKEAARVQARKELRESLTGVSPLFADKPFFLSEEQSLVDCCLLPILWRLPILGIELPRQAKPLLDYMDRQFAREAFQASLSGVERDMR
- a CDS encoding ClpXP protease specificity-enhancing factor, with the protein product MNSSRPYLVRALYEWIVDNDCTPHLLVNSDYPAVQVPQGFASDGQIVLNISPSAVRHLHMDNDAVTFEGRFGGVPHSLHVPVSAILGIYARENGQGMVFDLESPLDEEDDLEPDDDLPPPDSEPPRPSGRPSLKVVK
- a CDS encoding BON domain-containing protein; the protein is MTPNRLGLLALTLCLGITGCSSVITATRDKPIDDDRGTRTFGSKIDDSLIETKVAVNVAKANPDLENNSHIVVTSFNGIVLLAGQTPRPDLKAAAEQAASEVQRVKKVHNELQVLPPSGFLARQNDGWLTTKIKTQMLTDASIPGSRIKVVTENGIVYLLGLLTQQEAAQATSLVQGVSGVQKIVKLFEYID
- a CDS encoding phosphoheptose isomerase, producing the protein MDMQSRIRQLFQASIDTKQQAMDVLAPHIEQASQVMVNALLNEGKMLSCGNGGSAGDAQHFSSELLNRFERERPSLPAIALTTDSSTITSIANDYSYNEVFSKQIRALGQPGDVLLAISTSGNSANIIQAIQAAHDREMIVVALTGRDGGGMASLLLPEDVEIRVPANVTARIQEVHLLAIHCLCDLIDSQLFGSEE
- a CDS encoding YraN family protein, with amino-acid sequence MLQGSRQQSGRDAESQALRHLQQQGLRLLAQNWLCKRGELDLVMLDGDTVVFVEVRYRQHTQWGGALGSIDGRKRQKLILAAQIFLQKESRWSNHPCRFDVVAIDGAPGAEARLNWLRNAFDS
- a CDS encoding penicillin-binding protein activator; the encoded protein is MIACLRLFLALCLATLLVACASSPSSSLGELPRTPDASIEQLLEQAATSKSPDKAALLRLSAADMAYRQGNAGRAGQILQQVPLDQLKPAQQIFASTLSAELAMVRNQPKSALTALSHPSLQHLSELPAPQQIRTGTVHARALEADGQTLAAAKERIFIAPLLKDDAAAKNHEAIWALIAALPTDQLQPVGNDDLAGWLSLALAVKSAGTLEQQQAAIDQWRAQNPKHPAALQLPQPLIKLKELASQPVSKIALLLPQDGPLASVAKALREGFMAAHYQAQQAGQKPPSIEFYDSSRLSSLDDFYRKAQAAGVQLVVGPLEKPLVKQLAARPQLPITTLALNYSEGGEQGPAQLFQFGLAAEDEAREVSRRARADGLHRAAALVPKGEWGDRVLKAFRQDWEANGGSMIGIERIDQPVALAQQIADLFQLRQSEGRAKSLQSTVGTQVAAQPARRQDIEFIFLAATPQQAQQIKPTLNFQYAGDVPVYATSNVFSASGDQNQYNDMNGVMFCETPWLLDANGLLRRQVTAQWPQAGGSLGRLYAMGVDAYRLAPRLGQLKALPDSRIEGESGSLGMATGQRIERQLPWAKFVNGQVTRLPDTPR
- the rsmI gene encoding 16S rRNA (cytidine(1402)-2'-O)-methyltransferase, with translation MNSAAGSLYVVATPIGNLDDISARALKLLREVSLIAAEDTRHSQRLMQHFGIATPLAACHEHNERDEGSRFITRLLAGDDVALISDAGTPLISDPGYHLVRQARAAGINVVPVPGACALVAALSAAGLPSDRFIFEGFLPAKAVGRRGRLESVKEEPRTLIFYEAPHRILECLQDMEAIFGGDRPALLARELTKTFETLKGLPLSELRQFVESDSNQQRGECVVLVAGWTAPEGDEAISSESMRVLDLLLKEIPLKRAAALAAEITGERKNVLYQVALNKQKEQ
- the mraZ gene encoding division/cell wall cluster transcriptional repressor MraZ — protein: MFRGANAISLDAKGRLAMPSRYRDELVSRSSGQLIVTIDAVDPCLCVYPLDEWELIETKLRALPSLREENRRLQRLLIGNAVDLELDGSGRFLVPPRLREYAKLDKRAMLVGQLNKFQLWDEDAWNAVSAADLAAIQQPGAMPDELRDLIL
- the rsmH gene encoding 16S rRNA (cytosine(1402)-N(4))-methyltransferase RsmH translates to MTIDSGFNHITVLLDEAVEALAVRPDGCYLDGTFGRGGHSRLILSKLGAQGRLLGFDKDPQAIATGQALAAEDGRFVVVQRSFAELGSEVAERGLAGKVSGVLLDLGVSSPQLDDPERGFSFLNDGPLDMRMDPTRGISAAEFIATAPVEEIARVFKEYGEERFSGRMARAVVERREIQPFERTADLAEVLKVANPAWEKGKNPATRAFQGLRIHVNNELGDLEAGLEAALDALEVGGRLVVISFHSLEDRIVKLFMRRLVKGESDNLPRNLPVRFEAFVPKIKVHGKAQFASEAELKANPRARSAVMRVAEKLR
- the ftsL gene encoding cell division protein FtsL, whose protein sequence is MSKLFAKPLPGGSFFMLLLFVGVLVSAIAVSYSAHWNRLLLNTLYGELSVRDKAQAEWGRLILEQSTWTAHSRIEVLATEQLKMHIPGAAEVRMVAP
- a CDS encoding peptidoglycan D,D-transpeptidase FtsI family protein; its protein translation is MKLEGALYPWRFRVVLGLLAVMVSAIGWRIIDLQVVDRDFLKGQGDARSVRHIPIPAHRGLITDRNGEPLAVSTPVTTLWANAKEMQVAKDRWPALAMALGQDPKALAERLEAQANKEFIYLVRGLTPEQGQAVLDLKVPGVYGIEEFRRFYPAGEVTAHMVGFTDIDDRGREGVELAYDEWLAGVPGKRQVIKDRRGRLIKDVQVTKNAKAGKPLALSIDLRLQYLANRELRNAIVENGAKAGSLVIMDVKTGEILAMVNQPTYNPNNRRNLQPAMMRNRAMIDVFEPGSTMKAISMSAALETGRWKPSDTVEVYPGTLQLGKYTIRDVSKTEGPVLDLTGILINSSNVGMSKIAFDIGGETIFRLAQKIGLGQDTGLGFPGERVGNLPNYREWRKAETATLSYGYGISVTAIQLVHAFSALANNGRIAPLTLIKSDKAPQTTQVIPENVAKTMQGMLQQVIEAPRGVFRAQVPAYHVAGKSGTARKTSVGTKGYAENSYRSLFAGFGPMSDPRYAIVVVIDEPSKAGYFGGLVSAPVFSKVMSGTLRLMNITPDNLPTTQQANAAPVTPVRANGGRG